From the Prosthecodimorpha staleyi genome, one window contains:
- the nuoE gene encoding NADH-quinone oxidoreductase subunit NuoE — protein sequence MAVRRLAPAEVQPASFAFSAENLAWAQATIAKYPAGKQASAVIPLLWRAQEQHDGWVSEAAIRYLADMLGMQYIRVLEVATFYTMFQLAPVGKKAHVQVCGTTPCMLRGSDDLIKVCKTRIAPHPHELSADGNFSWEEVECLGACVNAPMVQIWSDCYEDLTPDTLNGVLDIFERGDTPSPGPQNGRHLSVPEGGAVTLTDPGLYDGSYRVNIVTDGSATPKPAGE from the coding sequence ATGGCCGTTCGCAGACTGGCACCCGCCGAAGTCCAACCCGCCAGCTTCGCCTTCTCGGCGGAGAATTTGGCCTGGGCGCAGGCGACCATCGCCAAGTATCCGGCAGGCAAGCAGGCCTCGGCGGTGATCCCGCTTCTGTGGCGCGCGCAGGAGCAGCATGACGGCTGGGTGTCGGAGGCGGCGATCCGCTATCTCGCCGACATGCTCGGCATGCAGTATATCCGCGTGCTCGAAGTGGCGACCTTCTACACGATGTTCCAGCTGGCCCCGGTCGGCAAGAAGGCGCATGTCCAGGTCTGCGGCACCACGCCCTGCATGCTGCGCGGCTCGGACGACCTGATCAAGGTCTGCAAGACTCGCATTGCCCCGCATCCGCACGAACTGTCCGCCGACGGCAATTTCTCGTGGGAAGAGGTCGAATGCCTCGGCGCCTGCGTGAATGCGCCGATGGTCCAGATCTGGTCGGACTGTTACGAGGACCTGACGCCGGACACGCTGAACGGCGTGCTCGACATCTTCGAGCGCGGCGACACGCCCTCGCCGGGTCCGCAGAACGGCCGCCACCTCTCGGTCCCCGAGGGCGGCGCGGTCACGCTGACCGATCCCGGCCTCTATGACGGCTCCTACCGCGTCAACATCGTGACCGACGGCTCGGCGACGCCGAAGCCGGCGGGGGAATGA
- a CDS encoding NADH-quinone oxidoreductase subunit J has protein sequence MVLKALFFYLFAAVTVASAFMVISARNPVHSVLFLILAFINAAGLFLLVGAEFLAMILVVVYVGAVAVLFLFVVMMLDVDFVELRQGFLQYLPIGSVLGAVLLVELLMVLGGWVIDPGLVGKGAVPITATGSNIEQIGTVLYTKYVFFFQASGLVLLVAMVGAIVLTLRHKEGVRRQDISRQVARGPASSIEVVSVETGKGL, from the coding sequence ATGGTCCTGAAAGCCCTCTTCTTCTATCTCTTCGCGGCCGTCACGGTCGCGTCGGCCTTCATGGTGATCTCGGCTCGGAACCCGGTCCACTCGGTCCTGTTCCTGATCCTCGCCTTCATCAACGCGGCCGGCCTGTTCCTGCTGGTCGGCGCCGAGTTCCTGGCCATGATCCTGGTCGTGGTCTATGTCGGCGCCGTCGCGGTCCTGTTCCTGTTCGTGGTGATGATGCTCGATGTTGACTTCGTCGAGTTGCGCCAGGGCTTCCTGCAGTATCTGCCGATCGGATCCGTTTTGGGCGCGGTGCTGCTGGTCGAACTGCTGATGGTGCTCGGCGGCTGGGTGATCGATCCGGGCCTGGTCGGCAAGGGGGCGGTGCCGATCACGGCGACGGGCAGCAACATCGAGCAGATCGGCACGGTGCTCTACACGAAATACGTCTTCTTCTTCCAGGCGTCCGGCTTGGTCCTGCTGGTCGCCATGGTCGGTGCCATCGTGTTGACGCTCCGCCACAAGGAAGGCGTGCGCCGGCAAGACATCTCCCGCCAGGTCGCACGCGGCCCGGCCAGTTCGATCGAGGTCGTCTCGGTGGAGACCGGCAAGGGCCTCTGA
- the nuoF gene encoding NADH-quinone oxidoreductase subunit NuoF translates to MLQDKDRIFTNIYGLQDKSLKGAMSRGLWDGTKAILDMGRDWIIDQMKASGLRGRGGAGFPTGLKWSFMPKKSDGRPHYLVVNADESEPGTCKDREILRNDPHHLVEGCLIASFAMGANAAYIYVRGEFIREREALQRAIDEAYEARLIGKDNIHGYPFDLYVHHGAGAYICGEETALLESLEGKKGQPRLKPPFPANVGLYGCPTTVNNVESIAVAPTILRRGGAWFAALGKPNNTGTKLFCVSGHVNKPATFEEEMGISFREMIDKHCGGIRGGWDNLLAVIPGGSSVPLVPAAQIADASMDFDTLRGLGSGLGTAAVIVMDKSTDIVRAIARLSYFYKHESCGQCTPCREGTGWMWRVMERMVHGDATKKEIDTLFQVTKQIEGHTICALGDAAAWPIQGLIRHFRHEIEARIDARHGARPLVAAE, encoded by the coding sequence ATGCTCCAGGACAAGGACCGCATCTTCACGAACATCTACGGCCTTCAGGACAAGAGCCTGAAGGGCGCGATGTCGCGCGGGCTCTGGGACGGCACCAAGGCCATCCTGGACATGGGCCGCGACTGGATCATCGACCAGATGAAGGCCTCGGGCCTGCGCGGCCGCGGCGGCGCCGGCTTCCCGACCGGCCTGAAATGGTCGTTCATGCCGAAGAAGTCGGACGGACGGCCGCATTATCTGGTCGTCAATGCCGACGAATCCGAGCCCGGCACCTGCAAGGATCGCGAGATCCTGCGCAACGATCCGCATCATCTGGTCGAAGGCTGCCTGATCGCCTCCTTCGCGATGGGCGCCAACGCGGCCTATATCTACGTGCGCGGCGAGTTCATCCGCGAGCGCGAGGCGCTGCAGCGCGCGATCGACGAAGCCTATGAGGCCCGCCTGATCGGCAAGGATAACATCCACGGCTATCCGTTCGATCTCTACGTGCATCACGGCGCCGGTGCCTATATCTGCGGCGAGGAGACGGCGCTGCTCGAGAGCCTGGAAGGCAAGAAGGGCCAGCCGCGCCTGAAGCCGCCGTTCCCGGCCAATGTCGGCCTCTACGGCTGCCCGACCACGGTCAACAACGTCGAATCCATCGCCGTCGCGCCGACCATCCTGCGCCGGGGCGGCGCCTGGTTCGCCGCGCTCGGCAAGCCGAACAACACCGGCACCAAGCTCTTCTGCGTCTCCGGCCACGTCAACAAGCCGGCGACCTTCGAGGAGGAGATGGGCATCTCCTTCCGCGAGATGATCGACAAGCATTGCGGCGGCATCCGCGGCGGCTGGGACAACCTGCTCGCCGTGATCCCGGGCGGCTCCTCGGTGCCGCTGGTGCCGGCGGCGCAGATCGCCGATGCGTCTATGGACTTCGACACCCTGCGCGGCCTCGGCTCCGGCCTCGGCACGGCGGCGGTGATCGTGATGGACAAGTCGACCGACATCGTCCGGGCGATCGCGCGGCTGTCCTATTTCTACAAGCACGAGAGCTGCGGCCAGTGCACGCCGTGCCGCGAAGGCACCGGCTGGATGTGGCGCGTCATGGAGCGCATGGTCCATGGCGACGCCACCAAGAAGGAAATCGACACCCTCTTCCAGGTGACCAAGCAGATCGAAGGGCACACCATCTGCGCCCTCGGCGATGCCGCCGCCTGGCCGATCCAGGGCCTGATCCGCCACTTCCGCCACGAGATCGAAGCGCGCATCGATGCCCGTCACGGCGCGCGCCCGCTGGTGGCGGCGGAGTGA
- the nuoI gene encoding NADH-quinone oxidoreductase subunit NuoI, with product MTLDQAARALFLKEFVQAFVLSMRYFFKPKATINYPFEKNPISPRFRGEHALRRYPNGEERCIACKLCEAICPAQAITIEAGPRRNDGTRRTTRYDIDMTKCIYCGFCQEACPVDAIVEGPNFEFATETREELYYDKDKLLANGARWEREIARSIEMDAPYR from the coding sequence ATGACACTCGATCAGGCTGCAAGGGCCTTGTTCCTGAAGGAGTTCGTGCAGGCCTTCGTCCTGTCCATGCGCTACTTCTTCAAGCCGAAGGCGACCATCAACTATCCCTTCGAGAAGAATCCGATCTCGCCGCGCTTCCGGGGCGAGCACGCGCTGCGCCGCTATCCGAACGGCGAGGAGCGTTGCATCGCCTGCAAGCTGTGCGAGGCGATCTGCCCGGCCCAGGCCATCACCATCGAGGCCGGCCCGCGCCGCAATGACGGTACGCGGCGCACGACGCGCTACGATATCGACATGACCAAGTGCATCTACTGCGGCTTCTGCCAGGAAGCCTGCCCGGTCGATGCCATCGTCGAGGGACCGAACTTCGAGTTCGCCACCGAGACGCGCGAGGAGCTGTACTACGACAAGGACAAGCTGCTCGCCAACGGTGCCCGCTGGGAGCGCGAGATCGCGCGCTCCATCGAGATGGATGCACCCTACCGCTAG
- the nuoK gene encoding NADH-quinone oxidoreductase subunit NuoK produces MEIGLSHYLSVAAILFTLGVFGIFLNRKNVIVILMSVELILLAVNINFVAFSAFLGDLVGQVFALLVLTVAAAEAAIGLAILVVFYRNRGSIAVEDINSMKG; encoded by the coding sequence ATGGAAATCGGATTGTCGCACTACCTCTCGGTGGCCGCGATCCTGTTCACGCTCGGGGTGTTCGGCATCTTCCTCAATCGGAAGAATGTCATCGTCATCCTGATGTCGGTCGAGCTGATCCTGCTCGCGGTGAACATCAATTTCGTCGCCTTCTCGGCCTTCCTCGGCGATCTCGTGGGCCAGGTCTTCGCCCTGCTGGTTCTCACCGTTGCGGCGGCAGAAGCCGCGATCGGCCTTGCCATTCTGGTGGTCTTCTATCGCAACCGCGGTTCCATCGCGGTCGAAGACATCAATTCGATGAAGGGTTGA
- the nuoG gene encoding NADH-quinone oxidoreductase subunit NuoG — MAKIKIDGIELDVAPESTLLQACEMAGAEVPRFCFHERLSIAGNCRMCLVEVKGGPPKPQASCAMAVRDLRPGPNGEAPEVFTKTPMVKKAREGVMEFLLINHPLDCPICDQGGECDLQDQAMAYGVDTSRYAENKRAVEDKYIGPLVKTSMNRCIQCTRCVRFTNEVAGVGDLGLISRGEDVEITTYLETAMRSELQGNVVDLCPVGALTSRPYEFTARPWELTKTESVDVMDALGSNIRVDSRGREVLRILPRLNEAVNEEWISDKTRHVVDGLRTQRLDRPYLRGTDGRLKPVSWGEAFAAIAAKVKATAPNRMAAIAGDLASVEELYALKTLATALGIASIDGRPALSGLDPKFGRGSYLFNTTIEGVEAADALLIIGADLRKDAPILNARIRKRWRQGGFKAAVIGTTVDLTYDHVHLGAGPDTLEALARGELAFAEVLKAAKRPLILVGQGAIARADGLAVLSAAARLARDVGAVSDEWNGFSVLHNGASAVGGLDIGFVPGEGGLGTAGIVTAAGRGDLDLVFLLGADEIDTAALGSAFVVYLGTHGDAGAHRADVILPGAAYTEKSGTFVNTEGRVQLANRAAFPPGEAREDWAILRALSAVLGKTLPFDSLAGLRSKLYAAHPHLARIDTIAPAAAGDVTALADVGGAMDRAGFVGPIQDFYLTNPIARASAVMAECSALARARTTAAAAAE, encoded by the coding sequence ATGGCCAAGATCAAGATCGACGGCATCGAACTGGACGTCGCGCCCGAGTCGACGTTGCTGCAGGCCTGTGAGATGGCCGGGGCCGAGGTGCCGCGCTTCTGTTTCCATGAGCGGCTGTCGATCGCCGGCAATTGCCGCATGTGTCTGGTCGAGGTGAAGGGCGGCCCGCCCAAGCCGCAGGCCTCCTGCGCCATGGCGGTGCGCGACCTGCGTCCCGGTCCGAACGGCGAGGCGCCGGAAGTCTTCACCAAGACCCCGATGGTGAAGAAGGCGCGCGAAGGCGTGATGGAATTCCTGCTGATCAACCATCCGCTCGATTGCCCGATCTGCGATCAGGGCGGCGAGTGCGACCTGCAGGACCAGGCCATGGCCTATGGCGTGGACACCTCGCGCTATGCCGAGAACAAGCGCGCCGTCGAGGACAAGTATATCGGCCCGCTCGTCAAGACGAGCATGAACCGCTGCATCCAGTGCACCCGCTGCGTCCGCTTCACCAACGAAGTCGCCGGCGTCGGAGACCTCGGCCTGATCAGCCGCGGCGAAGATGTCGAGATCACCACCTATCTCGAAACCGCGATGCGCTCCGAACTGCAGGGCAACGTGGTCGATCTCTGCCCGGTCGGCGCGCTGACCTCGCGGCCCTACGAATTCACCGCCCGGCCCTGGGAACTGACCAAGACCGAATCGGTCGACGTGATGGACGCGCTCGGCTCGAACATCCGCGTCGACAGCCGCGGCCGCGAGGTGCTGCGCATCCTGCCGCGGCTCAACGAGGCCGTGAACGAGGAATGGATCTCGGACAAGACCCGCCATGTGGTCGACGGCCTCAGAACCCAGCGGCTCGATCGGCCCTACCTGCGCGGGACGGACGGCCGCCTGAAGCCGGTCTCCTGGGGCGAGGCCTTCGCGGCCATCGCCGCGAAGGTCAAGGCGACCGCGCCGAATCGGATGGCCGCGATCGCCGGCGATCTCGCCTCGGTGGAAGAACTCTACGCCCTGAAGACGCTGGCGACCGCGCTGGGCATCGCGTCGATCGACGGCCGGCCGGCTCTGAGTGGGCTCGATCCAAAATTCGGTCGCGGCAGCTATCTCTTCAACACCACCATTGAGGGTGTCGAGGCGGCTGACGCGCTGCTGATCATCGGCGCCGACCTGCGCAAGGACGCGCCGATCCTCAACGCCCGCATCCGCAAGCGCTGGCGCCAGGGCGGCTTCAAGGCGGCCGTCATCGGCACGACGGTCGACCTGACCTACGACCACGTCCATCTCGGCGCCGGTCCGGATACGCTCGAGGCGCTGGCCCGCGGCGAACTGGCCTTCGCGGAGGTCCTGAAGGCGGCAAAGCGGCCGCTGATCCTGGTCGGGCAGGGCGCCATCGCCCGGGCCGACGGCCTCGCGGTCCTGTCCGCCGCCGCCCGCCTCGCCCGCGATGTCGGCGCGGTTTCGGACGAGTGGAACGGCTTCTCGGTCCTGCACAACGGCGCCTCCGCCGTCGGCGGGCTCGACATCGGCTTCGTGCCGGGTGAGGGCGGTCTCGGCACGGCCGGTATCGTGACGGCGGCCGGACGCGGCGACCTCGATCTGGTCTTCCTGCTCGGCGCCGACGAGATCGATACCGCGGCGCTCGGCTCGGCCTTCGTGGTCTATCTCGGCACCCATGGCGATGCCGGCGCGCACCGCGCCGACGTGATCCTGCCCGGCGCGGCCTACACCGAGAAGTCCGGCACCTTCGTCAACACCGAAGGCCGGGTGCAGCTCGCCAACCGCGCCGCCTTCCCGCCCGGCGAGGCGCGCGAGGACTGGGCGATCCTGCGCGCCCTGTCCGCCGTGCTCGGCAAGACGCTGCCCTTCGACAGCCTTGCCGGCCTGCGCTCCAAGCTCTATGCGGCCCATCCGCATCTCGCCCGGATCGACACGATCGCACCGGCGGCTGCCGGCGACGTGACGGCGCTCGCCGATGTCGGCGGCGCCATGGACCGGGCCGGCTTCGTGGGACCGATCCAGGATTTCTATCTGACCAACCCGATCGCGCGCGCGTCCGCCGTGATGGCCGAGTGCTCCGCGCTCGCCCGCGCGCGAACGACCGCGGCCGCGGCGGCCGAATGA
- the nuoH gene encoding NADH-quinone oxidoreductase subunit NuoH, giving the protein MADFWSSYLWPLIIMVAQSVLLMVVLLVVIAYILYADRKIWAAVQLRRGPNVVGPWGLFQSFADLLKFVLKEPVIPAGASKGLFLLAPLITVILSLAAWAVMPVAQGWVIADINVGILYIFAISSLSVYGIIMGGWASNSKYPFLAALRSAAQMVSYEVSIGFVIITVLLCAGSLNLSAIVHAQETRGLASLLGVPWLTVLNWYFIPLFPMFVIFFISALAETNRPPFDLVEAESELVAGFMVEYGSTPYMMFMLGEYVAIATMCALTTILFLGGWTAPIALPPFTWIPGIFWFLLKALLVFFMFAMVKAFVPRYRYDQLMRLGWKVFLPISLFAVVAVAGFLRLTGLAP; this is encoded by the coding sequence ATGGCTGACTTCTGGTCCTCCTATCTCTGGCCGCTGATCATCATGGTCGCACAGTCCGTGCTGCTGATGGTCGTGCTCCTGGTCGTGATCGCCTACATCCTCTATGCCGACCGCAAGATCTGGGCAGCCGTCCAACTGCGGCGCGGCCCGAACGTCGTCGGTCCCTGGGGCCTGTTCCAGTCCTTTGCCGACCTCTTGAAGTTCGTGCTGAAGGAGCCGGTCATCCCGGCGGGCGCGTCCAAGGGCCTGTTCCTGCTGGCGCCGCTGATCACCGTGATCCTGTCGCTCGCCGCCTGGGCGGTGATGCCGGTCGCGCAGGGCTGGGTGATCGCCGACATCAATGTCGGCATCCTCTACATCTTTGCGATCTCGTCGCTCAGCGTCTACGGCATCATCATGGGCGGCTGGGCCTCGAATTCGAAGTATCCGTTCCTGGCCGCGCTGCGGTCGGCGGCTCAGATGGTCTCCTACGAGGTCTCGATCGGCTTCGTGATCATCACCGTGCTGCTCTGCGCAGGCTCGCTGAACCTGTCGGCGATCGTGCATGCGCAGGAAACCCGCGGCCTCGCCAGCCTGCTCGGCGTGCCGTGGCTGACGGTGTTGAACTGGTACTTCATTCCGCTGTTCCCGATGTTCGTGATCTTCTTCATCTCCGCGCTCGCGGAGACGAACCGCCCGCCCTTCGATCTGGTCGAGGCGGAATCCGAACTGGTCGCGGGCTTCATGGTCGAGTACGGCTCGACCCCGTACATGATGTTCATGCTCGGGGAGTATGTGGCGATCGCGACGATGTGCGCGCTGACCACGATCCTGTTCCTCGGGGGCTGGACGGCGCCGATCGCGCTGCCGCCCTTCACCTGGATCCCGGGCATTTTCTGGTTCCTCCTGAAGGCGCTCCTGGTCTTCTTCATGTTCGCCATGGTGAAGGCATTCGTGCCGCGCTACCGCTACGACCAGCTGATGCGACTGGGCTGGAAGGTGTTCCTGCCGATCTCGCTCTTCGCGGTGGTCGCGGTGGCCGGCTTCCTGCGCTTGACCGGGCTCGCGCCCTGA
- the nuoL gene encoding NADH-quinone oxidoreductase subunit L, with protein MYSAIVFLPLIGFLIAGAIALFAHPTAPDGAAALSGHGHDSHGHGSQGHASHGHDDHGHAADDHGHGHDDHHPSAPGSRAAELVTSSLMVVAALLSWVAFVSVGLGAGEAVRVPLFAWIQSGTLSVDWAIRVDTLTAVMLVVVNSVSALVHIYSTGYMSHDPHRPRFFAYLSLFTFAMLMLVTSDNLLQMFFGWEGVGVASYLLIGFWFQKPSANAAAIKAFVVNRVGDFGFALGIFGVYVLFNSIEFTTIFANAQAMVGHKLHFLNGYVDALTVICLLLFMGAMGKSAQFLLHTWLPDAMEGPTPVSALIHAATMVTAGVFMVARLSPLFELAPTALAVVTFIGATTAFFAATVGLVQNDIKRVIAYSTCSQLGYMFAALGVGAYSAGVFHLFTHAFFKALLFLGAGSVIHAVSGEQDIRRMGGLKQHIPLTYSMMVIGTLALTGFGVPFSQVGFAGFNSKDAIIESAFMGHGVFATYAFILLVVAALFTSFYSWRLIFMTFWGAPRAPQDVMDHVHESPRSMTVPLMILAFGAVFAGMLFTGLFNGYGHGWEAIKGHYDAFWKGALFTGPDNRMIEETHNAPMLVKASPFIAMVIGFVTAYWFYVVDPSRPGAVAAQNPGLYKFLLNKWYFDELYDFIFVRPAKWLGRFLWKEGDGRVIDGLGPDGVSARVVDITQQVVRLQTGYLYHYAFVMMIGIAALVTYMMLGGSH; from the coding sequence ATGTACTCGGCCATCGTCTTCCTGCCGCTGATCGGCTTTCTGATCGCCGGCGCCATCGCGCTCTTCGCGCATCCGACTGCGCCTGACGGCGCGGCAGCGCTGAGCGGCCATGGACATGACAGCCACGGTCACGGCTCCCAAGGTCATGCCTCCCACGGGCATGACGACCACGGTCACGCCGCCGACGATCACGGCCACGGCCATGACGACCACCATCCTTCCGCACCGGGATCGCGCGCGGCGGAGCTGGTCACGTCGAGCCTGATGGTCGTCGCCGCGCTGTTGTCCTGGGTCGCCTTCGTCAGCGTCGGCCTCGGCGCCGGCGAAGCGGTCCGCGTGCCGCTGTTCGCCTGGATCCAGTCCGGCACCCTGTCGGTCGACTGGGCCATCCGCGTCGACACCCTGACCGCCGTCATGCTGGTGGTCGTCAACTCGGTCTCTGCGCTGGTCCACATCTACTCGACCGGCTACATGAGCCACGACCCGCATCGGCCGCGCTTCTTCGCCTATCTGTCTCTGTTCACCTTCGCCATGCTGATGCTGGTGACCAGCGACAACCTGCTGCAGATGTTCTTCGGCTGGGAGGGCGTCGGCGTCGCCTCCTACCTGCTGATCGGCTTCTGGTTCCAGAAGCCCTCGGCCAATGCGGCTGCGATCAAGGCCTTCGTGGTCAACCGGGTCGGCGATTTCGGCTTCGCACTCGGCATCTTCGGCGTCTACGTGCTGTTCAACTCGATCGAGTTCACGACCATCTTCGCCAATGCCCAGGCGATGGTCGGTCACAAGCTGCACTTCCTGAACGGCTATGTGGATGCTCTGACGGTCATCTGCCTGCTCCTGTTCATGGGCGCGATGGGCAAGTCGGCGCAGTTCCTGCTGCACACCTGGCTGCCGGACGCGATGGAAGGCCCGACCCCGGTCTCCGCGCTGATCCACGCCGCCACCATGGTGACCGCGGGCGTGTTCATGGTCGCCCGCCTGTCGCCGCTGTTCGAACTCGCGCCGACTGCGCTCGCCGTCGTCACCTTCATCGGCGCCACCACGGCCTTCTTCGCCGCGACGGTCGGCCTGGTGCAGAACGACATCAAGCGCGTGATCGCCTATTCGACCTGCTCGCAGCTCGGCTACATGTTCGCCGCCCTCGGCGTCGGCGCCTATTCGGCCGGTGTGTTCCACCTGTTCACGCATGCCTTCTTCAAGGCGCTTCTGTTCCTCGGCGCCGGCTCGGTGATCCATGCCGTCTCGGGCGAGCAGGACATCCGCCGCATGGGCGGGCTGAAGCAGCACATCCCGCTGACCTACTCGATGATGGTCATCGGCACCCTGGCGCTGACCGGCTTCGGCGTGCCCTTCAGCCAAGTCGGCTTCGCCGGCTTCAACTCGAAGGACGCGATCATCGAGAGCGCCTTCATGGGCCACGGCGTCTTCGCCACCTACGCCTTCATCCTCCTGGTGGTCGCGGCCCTGTTCACGTCCTTCTACTCCTGGCGCCTGATCTTCATGACCTTCTGGGGCGCCCCGCGCGCGCCGCAGGACGTGATGGATCATGTCCATGAGAGCCCGCGCTCGATGACCGTGCCGCTGATGATCCTCGCCTTCGGCGCGGTCTTCGCCGGCATGCTGTTCACCGGCCTGTTCAATGGCTACGGCCATGGCTGGGAAGCCATCAAGGGGCACTACGACGCCTTCTGGAAGGGCGCGCTCTTCACGGGTCCGGACAACCGGATGATCGAGGAGACCCACAACGCGCCGATGCTGGTCAAGGCCTCGCCCTTCATCGCCATGGTGATCGGCTTCGTGACCGCCTACTGGTTCTACGTCGTCGACCCGTCGCGTCCGGGTGCGGTCGCGGCGCAGAATCCGGGGCTCTACAAGTTCCTGCTCAACAAGTGGTACTTCGACGAGCTCTACGACTTCATCTTCGTCCGCCCGGCCAAGTGGCTCGGCCGCTTCCTGTGGAAGGAGGGCGACGGGCGCGTCATCGACGGCCTCGGGCCGGACGGCGTCTCGGCCCGCGTGGTCGACATCACCCAGCAGGTGGTGCGGCTGCAGACCGGCTACCTTTACCACTATGCCTTCGTGATGATGATCGGCATCGCCGCGCTGGTGACCTACATGATGCTCGGAGGCTCGCACTGA
- a CDS encoding NADH-quinone oxidoreductase subunit D, which produces MSDGQLRNFNINFGPQHPAAHGVLRLVLELDGEVVTRVDPHIGLLHRGTEKLIEAKTYLQAVPYFDRLDYCAPMNQEHAFCLAVEKLVGLEVPKRGQLIRVLYSEIGRLLSHLLNVTTQAMDVGALTPPLWGFEEREKLMMYYERASGSRMHAAYFRPGGVHQDLPDRLVADIGAFCDPFLKTVDDLDELLTENRIFKQRNADIGVISLADTWAWGMSGVMVRGSGAKWDLRKAQPYECYAELDFDLAIGKNGDCYDRYLIRMEEMRQSVRIMKQCVERLLGKERVGPVSSTTNKVVPPKRGEMKRSMEALIHHFKLYTEGFHVPEGEVYAAVEAPKGEFGVYLVSDGTNKPYRCKIRAPGFAHLQAMDFMNRGHMLADVSAILGSLDIVFGEVDR; this is translated from the coding sequence ATGTCCGACGGGCAACTGCGGAACTTCAACATCAACTTCGGACCGCAGCATCCGGCCGCGCACGGCGTGCTGCGTCTGGTGCTCGAGCTCGACGGTGAGGTCGTCACCCGCGTCGATCCGCATATCGGCCTCTTGCATCGTGGCACCGAGAAGCTGATCGAGGCCAAGACCTATCTGCAGGCGGTGCCCTATTTCGACCGGCTCGACTATTGCGCGCCGATGAACCAGGAGCACGCCTTCTGCCTGGCGGTCGAGAAGCTGGTCGGCCTGGAAGTGCCCAAGCGCGGTCAGCTGATCCGCGTGCTTTATTCCGAGATCGGCCGCCTGCTCTCGCATCTCCTCAACGTGACCACCCAGGCCATGGACGTGGGCGCGCTGACCCCGCCGCTGTGGGGGTTCGAGGAGCGCGAGAAGCTGATGATGTACTATGAGCGGGCCTCCGGCTCGCGCATGCATGCGGCCTATTTCCGGCCCGGCGGCGTGCACCAGGACCTGCCCGACCGGCTGGTCGCCGACATCGGCGCCTTCTGCGATCCGTTCCTGAAGACCGTCGACGATCTCGATGAACTCCTGACCGAGAACCGCATCTTCAAGCAGCGCAACGCCGATATCGGCGTGATCAGCCTCGCCGATACCTGGGCCTGGGGCATGTCGGGCGTGATGGTGCGCGGCTCCGGCGCCAAGTGGGACCTGCGCAAGGCGCAGCCCTACGAGTGCTATGCCGAACTCGACTTCGATCTCGCCATCGGCAAGAACGGCGACTGCTATGACCGCTACCTGATCCGCATGGAAGAGATGCGCCAGTCGGTCCGGATCATGAAGCAGTGCGTTGAGCGCCTGCTCGGCAAGGAGCGGGTCGGCCCGGTCTCGTCGACGACCAACAAGGTGGTGCCGCCCAAGCGCGGCGAGATGAAGCGCTCGATGGAAGCGCTGATCCACCACTTCAAGCTCTACACCGAAGGCTTCCACGTCCCCGAGGGCGAGGTCTATGCGGCCGTCGAGGCGCCGAAGGGCGAGTTCGGCGTCTATCTCGTCTCCGACGGCACCAACAAGCCCTATCGCTGCAAGATCCGCGCGCCGGGCTTCGCCCATCTGCAGGCGATGGACTTCATGAACCGTGGCCACATGCTGGCCGACGTGTCGGCGATCCTCGGCTCGCTCGACATCGTCTTCGGGGAGGTCGACCGCTGA